DNA from Sphingomonas sp. R1:
CAGCGAGGAAACGCGCTATTACCTAAACGGCATCTACCTGCATCCGATCGACGAATGGACGCTGCGCGCCGTGGCGACTGATGGGCACCGGCTGTTCTGGGCCAATTTGAAGGTGCCCGGCGCGGTGCAGGATCGCAGCGGGTTCACCGGCGTCATCCTGCCGCGGGCGCTGATCGCGCGAGCGCTGAAGCGGTTCGCGCGCTGTGACGAGGTGGCGTTCGTGGTCGGCTATGCCGCGCCGGCAAATGCCCCGTCTGCGGCGGAAGGCACCGCACCGGCGCCGGTAGGCTATCCGCGCGTAGCGATGGCGGCGGCGGTGGGCGACCTGAAGGTGACCTTCCGCAGCAAGACGATCGACGGCACCTTCCCAGACTATACGCGGGTGATCCCGAAGGGACACGAACATCGTGCGGTGATGGAGGTGGCGGTGCTTCGCCGCGCGCTCCAGGCCCTGGTGGTGGCCGGTGTGGAGAAGCTGCCGGGTGTGAAGTTCGAGCGGGAGGGTAAGACCCTGATCTGCTCAGTGGCGGCGCATTGGGGCGGCGACGACAGCCGCGCCACGGTGCGGGTTCCGGTGCTGGACAGCGTGGGCATGCCCGAGGGGTGGCAGATCGGGTTCAACGGTCGGTATCTGCTCGACTGCCTCGATGCATGCCGTGGTAGGCTAGTGACGTTCGGGCTGAGCGGGCCGAATGATCCTGTCACCATCGTGGACGACGTGGATCCTGTCGATTTCGGCATGGTCCTGATGCCGCTGCGCGTCTGATGGCCGTCGGCACGCTCCCCACGTCCTCGCTTGGCGCCCAGCGTGCAGGTGACGCGCTCGGCTATTTCCCCACGCCGCCGTGGGCGACGCGGGCGCTTTGCGAGTGGCTGGATGCCGAGCTGGACGAGCCGATGGCCGTCCAGACGGCATGGGAGCCGGCGTGCGGCGAAATGCACATGGTTCGGCCGCTGCGGGAGCGCTTCGCCGAGGTGATCGCCAGCGACGTGCAGCCGTACGGCGATCACCAGCTGATCGACTTCCCGTCCTTCGGCTGGGCCTATCCCAAGGCCGATTGGGTGATCACCAATCCGCCGTTCTTCCTGGCGGAATCGTTCATCGCCACCGCGTTCGATGCCGCCAAGCGCGGCGTG
Protein-coding regions in this window:
- a CDS encoding DNA polymerase III subunit beta, with product MIEIETCKFVQAVDIAGSVVERRSSIPVLRQMHVHANGALAISATDLDMGCEVKLPYTGAAQSPFMLPEPDRLRKAIAHAGGGAILLEPQDTGAVGVATGDFRLAVKGVPPEDFPLDIMAGFGRDVLTCVLGGSELDAIARVSHAMSSEETRYYLNGIYLHPIDEWTLRAVATDGHRLFWANLKVPGAVQDRSGFTGVILPRALIARALKRFARCDEVAFVVGYAAPANAPSAAEGTAPAPVGYPRVAMAAAVGDLKVTFRSKTIDGTFPDYTRVIPKGHEHRAVMEVAVLRRALQALVVAGVEKLPGVKFEREGKTLICSVAAHWGGDDSRATVRVPVLDSVGMPEGWQIGFNGRYLLDCLDACRGRLVTFGLSGPNDPVTIVDDVDPVDFGMVLMPLRV